One Natrinema marinum genomic window carries:
- a CDS encoding sterol desaturase, whose product MNRSTRDTLIALVAGAGIAGGLYWLGGYASLALVTGLCWACGLKLTLHIGWRYPAYATGETWADKRWTGLSTGLVSLAALVGVSPLLPLASELRLGLGFLVIGAGLVAYAAGTLAVLERVESDSNAPASSPATQYPADGD is encoded by the coding sequence ATGAACCGATCGACTCGCGATACACTCATCGCACTCGTGGCAGGCGCAGGAATCGCCGGCGGCCTCTACTGGCTCGGCGGCTATGCCAGTCTCGCGCTCGTGACCGGTCTCTGCTGGGCCTGTGGACTCAAACTCACCCTCCACATCGGGTGGCGCTATCCGGCATACGCCACCGGCGAGACGTGGGCCGACAAACGATGGACGGGGCTGAGTACCGGACTCGTTTCGCTCGCGGCCCTCGTCGGTGTGAGTCCGTTGCTCCCGCTTGCGAGCGAACTTCGACTCGGACTCGGCTTCCTCGTCATCGGCGCCGGGCTCGTCGCGTACGCTGCGGGGACGCTCGCCGTCCTGGAACGCGTCGAAAGCGATTCGAACGCTCCCGCTTCGAGTCCCGCCACACAGTACCCGGCGGACGGCGATTGA
- a CDS encoding potassium channel family protein, with protein sequence MRALRDSDGLHPRNLTKRQRLLVLFVAGLGLTVLFYTIVYNWGMYALENRPQSVFRSFQTVVETMTTTGYGADSPWSTPMMNVLMVTIQLTGVVIGFITLRVLVIPLFERTPLNLDDRLTIKNDHVVIAEYQHDTEILLGELEELDIDYVLIESDEEEAKRLSDDGYQAIHGDPERRSDLDRATIDRASLLITDAGDKTASVVLTALEANEALRVISFTASTRRKAALAEVGVDRSVAPHALIGQRLAEKAATPIAVNGRSEADEVDVREILVRRDSPLHGVRVRDSPIVAHPNLTLVAGWFDGVLHVPPTPDDRLTPNTVLVVAGPESELDEIANEVAGVRSRRITTPSEIIVAGLGEGGTAAVEALPSDVSTTTVDESAARNPDLVGDITEPETLRDAGIADASALVVTVDDDSTALLTIAMARSLSDEVEILARVTDGEKTKAAFRAGADYVLSIQQVAARLVATEVHGERVIDPTSQIRLVRADSEPFVGETVADVRRETDRGWTLVGVARADTVYTDERTAIETGDEVIVAGSDDAIQAFERTVDTV encoded by the coding sequence ATGCGTGCACTCCGAGACAGCGACGGACTCCACCCGCGAAACCTCACGAAACGACAGCGACTGCTGGTGCTGTTCGTAGCCGGGCTCGGTCTCACCGTTCTCTTCTACACGATCGTCTACAACTGGGGAATGTACGCGCTCGAGAACCGTCCCCAGTCCGTCTTCCGGTCGTTTCAGACGGTGGTCGAGACGATGACGACGACCGGGTACGGTGCCGATTCGCCGTGGTCGACGCCGATGATGAACGTGTTGATGGTGACGATTCAACTGACCGGCGTCGTCATCGGCTTCATCACGCTGCGCGTCCTCGTCATTCCGCTCTTCGAACGGACGCCGCTGAACCTCGACGACCGGCTCACGATCAAGAACGACCACGTCGTTATCGCGGAGTACCAGCACGACACCGAGATACTGCTCGGCGAACTCGAGGAACTCGATATCGATTACGTCCTCATCGAATCCGACGAGGAGGAAGCAAAGCGGCTCTCGGACGACGGCTATCAGGCGATCCACGGTGACCCGGAGCGACGATCCGACCTCGACCGAGCGACGATCGACCGGGCGTCGCTGCTGATCACCGACGCCGGCGACAAAACTGCCAGCGTCGTCCTCACTGCGCTCGAAGCGAACGAAGCCCTCCGCGTGATCAGTTTCACGGCGTCGACGCGCCGCAAAGCGGCGCTCGCGGAAGTCGGCGTCGACCGGAGCGTCGCCCCGCACGCGCTGATCGGGCAGCGACTGGCGGAGAAGGCGGCGACCCCCATCGCGGTCAACGGTCGCTCCGAGGCGGACGAAGTCGACGTTCGCGAGATACTCGTCCGTCGGGACAGTCCGCTGCACGGCGTCCGAGTGCGCGACTCGCCGATCGTGGCCCATCCGAACTTGACGCTGGTCGCCGGCTGGTTCGACGGCGTGCTGCACGTGCCGCCGACACCGGATGACCGACTGACGCCGAACACCGTGCTGGTCGTTGCCGGGCCGGAGAGCGAACTCGACGAGATCGCAAACGAGGTCGCCGGCGTCCGGTCGCGACGCATCACGACCCCATCTGAGATCATCGTCGCCGGCCTCGGAGAGGGCGGTACCGCGGCCGTCGAGGCGCTCCCGTCGGACGTGTCGACGACGACCGTCGACGAATCGGCGGCTCGGAATCCCGATCTCGTCGGCGATATCACCGAACCCGAGACGCTTCGCGACGCCGGCATCGCGGACGCCTCGGCACTGGTCGTCACCGTCGACGACGATTCGACCGCCCTGTTGACGATCGCCATGGCTCGATCGCTCTCGGACGAGGTAGAGATCCTCGCTCGAGTGACCGACGGCGAGAAGACGAAGGCGGCGTTCAGAGCGGGCGCCGATTACGTCCTCTCCATTCAGCAGGTGGCCGCGCGGCTGGTCGCGACGGAGGTACACGGCGAGCGAGTGATCGATCCGACGAGTCAGATTCGCCTCGTTCGGGCCGATTCGGAGCCGTTCGTCGGTGAGACGGTAGCGGACGTCCGTCGCGAGACCGACCGTGGTTGGACGCTCGTCGGCGTTGCCCGTGCCGATACCGTCTACACTGACGAACGCACCGCTATCGAAACGGGCGACGAAGTGATCGTCGCGGGAAGCG